From a region of the Geothrix sp. 21YS21S-2 genome:
- a CDS encoding Fic family protein encodes MSRPKPALSSAKPLRLARGLVPPVDRIQDRWIWQHPDWPAFTWKWDRLVEPLGKARQALGRLQMAGKVLAPQSSREVLSEILALEGVSSSAIEGERINPASMATSVARHLELPVDPGAPIDRNAEGIAAVLWDALQNHAAPLSLERLCRWHRALFPESRPDIAVGILRPGRISVETPVSEEETIVHLMAVPREVLEPELERFLDWFNEGSVKAGLDGLVRAGLTHLWFVTIHPFDDGNGRIGRALTDLALAQDRAGVPLARMSNRILQVRPEYYAALERAQAFGSGMEITPWLEWFLDQVAEACLQCEQIVRRTLAKGAFWARHREDDINERQRKALNRMLEAGPGGFQGGMTTRKYASLNRCSLITASRDLSDLAAMGCLAASGGGRSTSYQVEWTDFLA; translated from the coding sequence GTGAGCCGCCCCAAACCAGCCCTTTCCTCCGCCAAGCCCCTCCGCCTGGCCAGGGGTCTGGTCCCTCCCGTCGACCGGATCCAGGACCGATGGATCTGGCAGCACCCGGATTGGCCCGCGTTCACCTGGAAGTGGGACCGGCTGGTGGAACCCCTGGGAAAGGCGCGCCAAGCGCTGGGCCGGCTCCAGATGGCAGGGAAGGTGCTGGCCCCGCAGTCCTCGCGTGAGGTTCTTTCGGAGATCCTGGCACTTGAAGGTGTCAGCAGCAGCGCCATCGAGGGCGAACGGATCAATCCGGCCTCCATGGCCACCTCCGTGGCCCGCCATCTGGAGTTGCCGGTGGACCCGGGCGCCCCCATCGACCGGAACGCGGAGGGCATCGCGGCCGTGCTCTGGGACGCCCTTCAGAACCATGCGGCGCCGTTGTCCCTGGAGCGCCTGTGCCGTTGGCACCGGGCCCTGTTCCCGGAAAGCAGGCCTGACATCGCCGTCGGGATCCTGCGCCCCGGACGGATCAGCGTCGAGACCCCGGTTTCCGAGGAGGAGACGATCGTCCACCTGATGGCGGTGCCCAGGGAGGTGCTGGAACCTGAACTGGAGCGTTTCCTGGACTGGTTCAACGAAGGATCGGTGAAGGCCGGATTGGACGGTCTGGTCCGGGCAGGGCTGACACATCTCTGGTTCGTGACGATCCACCCCTTCGATGACGGCAATGGACGCATAGGAAGGGCCCTGACCGATCTGGCGCTCGCCCAGGACCGCGCAGGCGTTCCCCTGGCCCGCATGTCGAACCGGATCCTCCAGGTCCGCCCGGAGTACTACGCGGCGCTGGAGCGTGCCCAGGCCTTCGGGAGCGGAATGGAGATCACGCCCTGGCTGGAGTGGTTCCTCGACCAGGTGGCCGAAGCCTGCCTTCAGTGCGAACAGATCGTGCGGCGCACGCTGGCCAAAGGGGCGTTCTGGGCAAGGCACCGGGAGGACGACATCAACGAACGGCAGCGCAAGGCTCTCAACCGCATGCTGGAAGCCGGACCCGGCGGATTCCAGGGCGGGATGACGACGCGGAAGTACGCGTCGCTCAACCGCTGCAGCCTCATAACGGCATCGAGGGACCTTTCGGATCTCGCCGCCATGGGATGCCTGGCCGCGTCGGGGGGAGGGCGGAGCACCTCCTATCAGGTCGAATGGACGGATTTCCTGGCCTGA